Below is a genomic region from Corvus hawaiiensis isolate bCorHaw1 chromosome 24, bCorHaw1.pri.cur, whole genome shotgun sequence.
ttttggGATACCTCTGTTGATGCAAACGTAGTCTGTGGGTAAATTGTATCAAATTTGATTTCTTCTGCATCTGAAAAggaattttctgagaaaaaaacctaataatAGCTTGTAAACATCAAATTTCAAAGCTAGTGCAAACTAAAAGAACATTTAgctctttcattttttgttaTTACCATCTTACaatttcagcctgcagaagctTTTCATTGAGTTGGTTCTTTCTAAAAGATGCTAAGAGCTTTCTGATACTGAATTTCATACCAGACTGTCTATTTCCTACATCAGACTTATGTTAAACTGTTGAATTTGTTTccaatttcaaaatatttcagggtagCAGATGAAAATCATGGATTTTACCCTGGTTACTTTGTCATTCCCTTGGGCATCCTTCACCACCTTCTTCCCAGAATGGTGTTGCTCATTAAAATCTGAACTTTCTGTGCACTAACTTGGCAGCATGGTTCATTAGGCCTTGGCTTAGAAGAATCCAAAATCCTTCGCTGAAGGTGAATCTGGCTGTTGAGAGAAGTGGGTGGAGAAGCTGCTTCAAGAAGGGATTGACCACCCTGCCCAGGGTTATGGAACtagaaaagtgatttttaattgAACTCTGAGCATTCCCTCTCCAGAGAGGGCTATTTCGAGTTCAaataggaggaggaggaatccAGGGCTTAATTTGGATAGGATATTTCTCCCTTTCATGTTGTTGGTGTGGTGTTAGAGAGAGACCCTCTTTAAGCAGCCTGATCAGATGCTGCATTGATCTGCTATTGACCAGGCTTATAAATAGCCTTGATAAGGATTTCCAGCTCTGAATCTCCCAGGGGCAGCTTTTTCAGTGTCTGAGAAAACCCTCAGATGGGTATTAATGAGCCTTGAGGGCAGAGCTTTGTGTAGGGGATAAAAACAAAGTGCAGTGCAGAAGTGAGATTTAATTCCCTTTTACCTCGTGATGTGCTGAGTGCTGGGGGGTAGGAACTGTAAGaaaaaagctgatttaaaaGAATATTCCATATTAATGTGACACAGGGAGGAAATTCCATGTGCTGCATTCCTAGGCAGAGCTTTTGGGTAAATACAGTGATGGCAGCATGAGAATTTAGTGGAAGGATCCTCACTGGAGTTATCTCCAAACTGGAATAATGTTTATTTCCACTGGAGGCACATCCCTGCACGCCGGTGCTGATGGATCTCTTGGTGGGCTTTGAAGGCAGATTTGTATTCAGGGTAATTTAAACTTCCCTGTGCCAGTGGAAAGCAGAGGGGGGAAGGTTGGGCTCAGCactgggctgctgcaggtggctgaggcagggaagcagcagcaacttCAGGGAGCCAAAATCCAGGGATGTGCCGCTGCTGCCATGGCTACAGCCCTGCTTCCCGAGCCAGGGATCCGGGCAGAGCTGCCCAtcagggcacagctggcacCCAGCTCCACCTGGGCAGTGGGAAGGGGGTGAATGATTTCATTCTTTCCCCTCTAAACCAGCATAATTTTAGTTCTTAggcaaaatgttattttttaccTCTGGAAAGAGGAGGAGCCAGAACAATGCTCGTTGTGTGAAGTGCTTTAGGATTAATGGAGATTCATTTTTGCCAAGACCTTTAAGACATGGAGAAATGTGGTGTAAAATCCTCCTGCCCCTGAGtggtgcagcagtggcagctgggggtGTCCTGGTGGTGCTGATCCCATGGGAAGTGGATCCAATTCCCCCATTGTGATGCTGATCCCATGGAAAGTCAGATCCAGTTCCCCCATCCTTCAGTCAAGTGCCTGGTTTGGAATTATTCTTGGAGGggtgagagagaggaaaatccctgagttttcctgactggagacAGATCAGGATGTGGAGCAGTGGCAGAGGTGTTTCTTCCTTATAGCCTGGAGGAAAGCACAGTCCGGTTTGGGTTCTGCTTCATCCCATGTGCAACTGGTTCTGACTGGGAAACTCCTGCAGGGCCTTTGGGCTCAGAGGTGCCCACCTTGCTTGGTTTTGTAGGTGCAGAACGCCCCTGGCTCTGACTCCCAGCTGATCTTCACCTCTTAATTGTCACCGTGCACCAGTGATGTGGCTCGAGGACgtttctgctgctctgttctGGTTGTGCTTAGCCCGaccccagctgtgctctgccccaAATGAAATCCTCAGGAGTTCTCCtgtagtttgatttttttttttttcctttgactgTTTCTATTACACCAAAAATCCAGGGCTAATGGATCTTTGTAATTCACTGGGGAAAGCCTGAagctttattttgaaattaatttttgtttcagcagCATCCTTGCATCAGGCAGGGAACAGAATGTTAGGCATGaggaaatactaaaaaaaccaCGAGATTCTGCACTGGATGGGAacatctttttctcctttaaagcAACCCCTGGTACCTGTTGATGTTTTTAATGACCTCGAAGCCAGAGCCTTGCAAGTCCCAGCGagtgcctctgccctgccctgcctgcagtcACCTTAGGCTGGGCTTAAGTGGTTAGATCTGCTTCAAAGGGGAGCTTAACTCTGCCAAGACGAGTTGATCTGCTATCTTTAAGCTTCTGTTTGCAGCTGAGCCTTCCAACCCTCCTGTCCCTTCACCTGAGCGTGACTCTGAGACCCCCAGAACCTGATTTATCCTCAACCGCCCCCACTTCAGACTGGTTCTTTTTGCAGTTTATACTCACCATGTTTTCTCCTGCAAAAATTTAACTGATTGAGAAGAATGTACAGTTAGGGCTTGGCAAACAGATTCTACAGGGAAGTtctcaaaaaaatttaattaatttttcgaAGCGGTGATCGCGCTTCCTGTTTTCCtctaaaacaacaacaaaaggtTGAAATATTAATAAAGGAAGCAGGAAATGCTGAGACTTTCCAAAGGGACTTAATTCTtgtgaaatgtttctttcaatGTTGTCAAGCAAGGGGACATAAAACACAGGCTTTTGGCAGTTAATTAAAgccatttttgtttgttgtgtcagtgcacacagggctggggagcccACAGGGGAAGCTTCGTTAGTTCCTGGAAGGTTTTCCCTCACCCTCATACAGTGTGTGtatatgtttctttctttctttctttctttctgtatatATTCCTTTTTGACCCTTTGCTGCTCCTGCAAAGGCCAAGCAGGGTCCAGGCACTCGTgttgttaaaaatattcatttttactTGAAGGATTTGCAGTCTTACTGTGCAGATCAGAGCTGGAGGGAAGTGGATTGAATTGGGGAAagctggaagtgtccaaggccaggctggacagggcttggagcaacctgagagggtgaaaagtgtccctgcccatggaactggatgagctttgaggtcccttcccacccaaaccatttgAATATTTGATTACAACAAGAGCATTTCATTATTAGACCAAAACCCTCTGTCTGTGTTCATTCTGCTGGCTGAATTTTTAAGATCTCTCATGATTCCAAAGAGTGATCTGTGATAACTTGCAGAGTTTGTGCTTTTGAGTGTGAACATGTCCCATTTGTGATGTGGACAGCCCCTGTACAGCAGAGTATTGCACATGCTGCAGCTCAGTGAAGATGTCcaagctcccccagccccaaaacacccccaccCAGGATGAGAGACGGGGCAGGGGGTCCCGGGCACCCCCCTCACCTTCACGTTGTGCACACTCATCGGGTTCCCGCAGTTCTCCAGGTACTGCTTGAGGTCGTTGTCCTGCAGCGGGAAGGACACGTCAGTCTGTCCTTCCCttgtcccccccagcccccagagAAGCCCCCAGACCCACCAGGTACTCGAAGACGAGGGTGAGGGAGCGCTCGGTGTGGATGATGTCGTGCAGGGTGACGATGTTGGCGTGCTTGAGGTTCTTCAGCAGCGACactgcggggacagcggggttggggcagcaggaacaggggCTGAGCACGGGCACAgccatcccaaatcctgctgggacCCTGGGGAAGGCCCCTCCCGGCCTCACCTTCCCGGATGGCCGTGCAAGGAGCCCCCTCCTCGTGCTCCAGGCGGATTTCCTTCAGCGCCACCAGGTTTTCCGTCAGTTTGCTGCGGCCCTTGAACACCGTGGCGTAGGTGCcctggcaggggacaggggacacaggcCATTTCCCAGGGTGGCACAGCACTGGTGTCCCCAAAACATCTGGGGGAAGGACCACTTGAAGTGACCGACCGCACCAGGTCTGAACCCCACGAGAAAGTCTTGGTCTGAAAATTTCTGGATATTGAAGATTTTTGCCCTTTGCACTTGGAGCTGCCCTTTGAATTTCACTTAATTCCTTACAGGGGTGTCACACACTACTCACCTCTCCCAGTTTGTCCAGTTTGACGTAGGTTTCCAGCTTCCCAAAGCCGATATCTGACTGTGGGAGAGACAGGAAAACAtcactggggagggggggccTCATCCCAGGATGGCTTCACCTCCAGAGGGGTTTCCAGGGACACTGGGCAGTGACATTTGGGATTTTTACTCCGTTTTCTGCCCAAACCCTCTGTGTATCCCAGGAAAAGCCGTGTCCTGACCAGAGGAATGAAGGTGCTGGAGCCCGAGGTGCTGCACAAGCCCCAGAGCCCCATTCCTTATTCTCGAGGGGATGTGAATATTAACGACACATCACCCTGGCGGGGTCTGTTTTATCctcaggcagcacaggcaggtgaattccagctctccttccctcctcctgaaCGGGCACCTCGGATCCCGAGATGCCTCCTGCGGCCTGGCTGTGGTAcctgggcagctctgagcacaccTGGAGGTGCACACAGAGGTTTTTGCTCCTGCTCTGTTGTACTCAGAGTTTTTGCTccaatttctgctgctgctctgcagcaaagaaaccgaAATGGCACCGCTGAAGCAAAGGCTGATTCATTATTTATCCACATTTGCATTTCCAGTGGCAAGAGGCTCCGGCTGAATCGCAGGAgggttttccttctcctccctctggGAAGGAGCCAGGCCGAGAGGGCAGCCAGGTGTGCTCAGGGGAGTGAAGGACGGTGGGAATGGCACAGCAGGTGCAGATctcagaatcccaggatcactgaggctggaaaatccctccgggatcatcgagtccaagctgtgcccgatccccaccctgagcactgagtgccacgtccaggtgacacctccagggatgggcactccaaacctccctgggcagcccctgccaagacctgaccaccctttccctGAGGAAATTCCTCAGGGAActtccaccctgagcctcccctggcccagcctgaggccgttccctctcctcctgtccctgttccccgGGAgaagatcccaaatcccccccggctgccccctcccgTCAGGgacctgtgcagagccagaaattCCCCCTGATCCCCCTTTTCTCcgggctgagcccctttcccagctccctcagctcctgccggtgctgctgggggtgtgcaggaagggctggggctgggcagggacgTGAGGGGACCTCAGTGAGCCCGGGGCAGCCGGCCCAGCACGGCCCAGCACGGCCGGGCCCGGGTGTCCGTTCGggaggggccgggccgggcgctgccCCTGCGGCTCGGGGCCACTTACGAGGGAGGCCCGCCGGGACATCCTGCTCAGGGGCTTGGAGAGCTCCGGGCTCTCcatctgcagcttctgcaggaaCTCGGGGGGCAGGCGGATGTCCATGGGCAGCGAGAGGCGCTTGCTGACGtcctgcagggaggggacagaggacaAGTGACATCCCGAGCCGCAGCCCGGCCCTTCCAGCCAGCGGGGAGGCGACAGCCAGAGGTGCCCgggtcccccctgcccccagcacttgCCTCCATGGAGAAGCGGCGCTGGCCGTGGTTGCGGTAGCGCACGGCCGCCACCGGGGACCGGCCCTGCCCCTCCggcggggacacggggctgcCGTCAGCTGCCAGGTCTCTGCCCAGCTGCGCCAGCTGCAGGTGCCCCTGAGCCAGGTCtggggacagaagggaagcaCAGTGAGCGGCTGCAGCGGCGGCACAAGCCGCGAGGAGCGGGGgcggggcagggctgctccGGGGACACGGGAATCTCTACGGCCTTCTCTGTATCCCCAGGGAATTCTGCTTTTTGCTCCAGATTCCTGGTGCCTCCCCACCCACAGCACTCCCAAAGCACGCCCTGCCACGAGGGTCTCTGGCGGGGGGAGCTGCTCCCCACCCAgcgatcccaaatcccatcccagtgctccgGGAAAAATTCAGCCCGGATTTCTCCCGCGGTACGGCATGGGGAAAGCCCGGACTGGATTCTCCCTGGAGTacggaatgggggaaaaaacccgGACGGGAGTTTTCCCGGATTACggaatgggggaaaacccgGACTGGACTTTTTCCGGAGTACGGAATGGGTTCAGGGGAAAACCCGGATTGGATTTTTCCCGGAGTACAGAATGGACTCAGAGGAAAACCCGGACTGGACTTTTTCCAGAGTACGGAATTGGCTCTTGGGAAAACCCGAACTGGATTTCTCCCGGAGTACAGAATGGACTCAGAGGAAAACCCGGACTGGATTTTTCCCACAGTACGGAATAGACTTTCCCCCTTATCCATTCTGTACTCCAGGAAAAGCCCCGTCCggtttccccctttccctgcagcGCCCTGCGGCGGCACCGCGGGGTTTCTCGGGGATGAGGATTCACCTTCCCAGCTTTATGTTCCCAAGTGTTTGAGGCAAAACAACCCTTCAGGAACACCGAGGTGCCCGCTCCTGGCTCTGGATCCCTCGGTGCCGggccaggaaagcaaaacagaaagaggaAGGAGCCCTTCCTCGAGGAGTTTACACACACAGGCCTCACGTGCCCCAGGAACCGCCAAACCCCCCGGAACCCGGATGTTTTCCTGCCGGGATGGGAGCGTTCGCTTGGTTAGGAGTTctccttttggttttggtttgtttggttgctTTTCCTCTTGAGGAATTCTCCCCCTGCGTGTTGCTAGGAGGCAATAACGCCTGGAAACTTCAGCGAGACAAAAGCCCAGGCTCCAGCTCGGGGCGGGGTGCGGCTGCTCCGGCTTCACCTGCGGGTTTCTCGCGGCGGCGGAGGTGCTGCTGGATTCGGACTGGGAAAAGTCAAACTGCTCTGAACTGCAAGATAAGAGgtgaaagaactgaaaaaaaaccctcccagcaTTTGCAGAGCTGTGAAAAATCAGGGAGCAGTGGAAAAAATGCCTGCACGGGTGTACAGTATTTCACCACAAGAGTAAATCTGAACCTAAATAAtatctttatttgttttgtcCCGCGCCCCCTGTGCAGCCCTGTGGATCATCCAGCGCGGAGGCAGACGCAGGGTTTGACAAGTAAAGTGGGGTGAGAGAGGTTAAGTGAGAGAATAAGCACAGTAGCAGCCTTTTAGTTGGTTAAAACAAATTGCTCATTCAGCTGCCCGTgatgtgcagccccagcccgccctgcctgcagaggggTGGATGGCAGCTCCTCTGGTGGCTTAAAAGATGCCAGACATTCAGCTGGTCCCACAGTGGAACAATGGAAATTGCCCTGAAGATTGAGagtcacagaattacagaattgttaaggttggaaaaggcctctgagGTCATTGATGCAAACTTGGTTGGGCTCGAAATATGGGTGGACTGAGCTTCAGACTTGCCCAGATGCATAAACCAGGACTTAGTTCATCCTTTAACCGTGAATTTCAGTGTTGTTCTGTCACTATAAACTTCAGTGTCACTCTGCCCTCATGTTCACAAATCCAGCAGCCCAAAGACTTGACCAGAGAAGTGAATTGTCCACTCACCATCCTGTTTTTTGCCACCTCCACAGAAAATGAAGGAGTACCTGGAAGGCAGGAACCTGATCACGAAGCTCCAGGCCAAGCACGACCTTCTCCAGAAGACCCTGGGAGAAAGTGAGTGTGGGTCCCCCTCGCAGCTCTCAGCCGGGCTGTGGCTGTTGGGTTTACTGAGTTCCTCAGCTGAGGGTGGCAGCCCTGGATGCAGAGTGGCCGTGCTCGAGTTTTCTGAATTGATTCCTCTGATCTGCATGAGAGAGAAGCCAAATGACCCCCATGGCTGCTTGATGAAGGGTGAACACCAAAATGCTTAACGAGGCACTCATGTGCATCACTGGTTTGTtgcagtggggctgtgctgccccctccctccttcctcctcccctccttcacACTCATCCTGGTTATCACTTAATGATCTCTGTTGGGCCAAACCTGGTGATTTACTGATGAATTCAGAATTATTGATGGGCTGGGCCTTCATTTGCCTGGCAGTTTAGCTGCTCCTCACCTCTGTGGGTTCAACCCGGACCAAACCAACGTATGGAGCCCAGGCTTTTATTAGGAGAAGAACAAACGAATTTCAGAGCATGTAAAATATGTTGCCTGTCTAGAGGGCATCAGTCAGGGGGCAGCAGCCAGAACTGAACATTCATTTGCTGTTAGAGTCAGAACAAAGGCagatttctttcccttcatGGTATGGGCAAATCCTGTTGGCCAAAAACACTTCAACTATGCATCCAAGTTTCCATAGAAACCTGCCTGCCTTGTATTTGCAGAGGAGAAGGTTTTAACAGTCTAAATGTCAGGTCAAAAAATGGCTCAGCTCGTTCTGAGTTCGTgtctggagcagggctggtgttGGGCTGTGACTGAGCTAGACTCCCTACAGCTCGTGGTGTGCAAATCTGCTGGATGAAAACTTAACCAGCATGTGGGCTTTGAAgtgctttgctttcagtttgaaaatgcTCTGTAAAACTAAAATACTTCTTGCTGCAGTAATTAAGAGTTTCGTGTTTATCAGACCCCAACCGCTAGGAGCCGAGGGGAGGAGGTGCCTCAGTTTGAGTTGGATTGGTTAAAGTTGCTCATCTCTTCAGCTGTCCTGTAAGAAAGCGTGGCTGAAGCCACAGTTTTGTGTCCTTAGGGCATTTTTCTTGTGCCTCTAAATATCTGCAAGTGACAGCCGTGCTGCCCCTGTGACTGATCACATTCCTGGGTCATAGCTGACCTCTGCGTTCCAAGACCTATTTCCTCTTAACCTGCCTGCCCCCTGAACCCGGCTCAAGCTGTGgtaggagggaaaggagaggaagttAAATGTGATTTCTGTATTGCTCTGTAGATTTAAAGgctgcttctgttttcttcatttgctttttgAGCTTTCTTAGTGGCCCTGTGAAGGGACCCAGGGAGTGTCAG
It encodes:
- the LOC125337710 gene encoding cyclin-dependent kinase 18-like isoform X2, giving the protein MEDVSKRLSLPMDIRLPPEFLQKLQMESPELSKPLSRMSRRASLSDIGFGKLETYVKLDKLGEGTYATVFKGRSKLTENLVALKEIRLEHEEGAPCTAIREVSLLKNLKHANIVTLHDIIHTERSLTLVFEYLDNDLKQYLENCGNPMSVHNVKAIRKKHLCHCSTS
- the LOC125337710 gene encoding cyclin-dependent kinase 18-like isoform X1, encoding MEDVSKRLSLPMDIRLPPEFLQKLQMESPELSKPLSRMSRRASLSDIGFGKLETYVKLDKLGEGTYATVFKGRSKLTENLVALKEIRLEHEEGAPCTAIREVSLLKNLKHANIVTLHDIIHTERSLTLVFEYLDNDLKQYLENCGNPMSVHNVKVAPSPVQPGLGHFQLSPIQSTSLQL
- the LOC125337710 gene encoding cyclin-dependent kinase 18-like isoform X3, which produces MEDVSKRLSLPMDIRLPPEFLQKLQMESPELSKPLSRMSRRASLSDIGFGKLETYVKLDKLGEGTYATVFKGRSKLTENLVALKEIRLEHEEGAPCTAIREVSLLKNLKHANIVTLHDIIHTERSLTLVFEYLDNDLKQYLENCGNPMSVHNVKRKTGSAITASKN